The proteins below are encoded in one region of Candidatus Omnitrophota bacterium:
- the cbiQ gene encoding cobalt ECF transporter T component CbiQ has translation MAKVKNADFIERSIMGALSFLKEAVFSDEYASKNGLLQSLDPRIKLATFAVFLCAVLFTKSIPAVLSLYIVSLALARLSGIDLGFFLKRTWIFIPLFSFFIAVPAIFSVFTPGDAMANFKIIGLNFVITRQGFFGAVLFLARVITSVSFAVLLSITTKHFELLKSLRTFGVPQVFVMILGICYRYIYLFTDVVQNTYLAIRSRVGARMHHKKGRQIVAWNMASLWHRSYRMNEEVYNSMLARGYTGEPVTVSDFKTKTADWVWLFFVIFLSAAVLYCGSAWEIKI, from the coding sequence ATGGCAAAAGTAAAGAATGCGGATTTCATAGAGCGCTCTATAATGGGCGCTCTATCTTTCTTGAAGGAAGCGGTTTTCTCCGACGAGTACGCTTCGAAAAATGGGCTTCTGCAGTCTCTCGATCCCAGGATAAAACTCGCGACATTCGCCGTATTTCTTTGTGCGGTACTTTTTACAAAAAGCATCCCGGCAGTATTATCTCTTTACATTGTATCGCTGGCGCTCGCGCGCCTATCCGGTATCGATCTCGGCTTCTTCCTGAAAAGGACGTGGATATTCATACCGCTATTCTCTTTCTTTATCGCGGTGCCGGCCATATTCAGCGTGTTTACGCCTGGGGATGCTATGGCAAATTTTAAAATTATCGGGTTAAATTTTGTGATAACGCGCCAGGGTTTTTTCGGCGCCGTCCTATTTTTAGCCCGGGTTATAACCTCGGTATCGTTCGCGGTACTCCTCAGTATAACCACGAAACATTTCGAACTTCTTAAAAGTTTGCGCACCTTCGGGGTACCGCAGGTTTTTGTCATGATACTGGGTATCTGCTACAGATATATATATCTATTTACGGACGTGGTGCAAAATACCTATCTTGCCATTAGAAGCCGCGTTGGTGCCCGCATGCACCATAAAAAGGGCAGACAGATTGTTGCCTGGAACATGGCTTCGTTGTGGCACAGATCCTACCGCATGAACGAGGAGGTTTATAATTCCATGCTCGCGCGCGGGTATACGGGCGAGCCGGTTACAGTGAGCGATTTTAAAACTAAGACAGCGGACTGGGTATGGTTATTTTTCGTTATCTTTTTATCCGCCGCGGTTCTTTATTGCGGCAGTGCCTGGGAAATAAAAATATGA
- a CDS encoding PDGLE domain-containing protein has translation MKIVTKFWIALAILIVLSPLGLLLPEHFKAGAAWGEWGAEEMKELVGYVPQGLQKLAALWNAPIPDYAFKGWEEKGLPHLSLAYIISAVAGIGITVIVVMCIGRMLTKKED, from the coding sequence ATGAAAATAGTAACCAAGTTTTGGATCGCGTTGGCGATACTTATTGTGCTTTCGCCGCTCGGGCTGTTATTGCCGGAACATTTTAAGGCAGGCGCCGCATGGGGCGAGTGGGGAGCCGAAGAGATGAAAGAACTCGTAGGATATGTACCGCAAGGGTTGCAAAAACTGGCCGCTCTCTGGAACGCGCCTATACCCGACTACGCCTTTAAAGGTTGGGAAGAAAAAGGGTTGCCCCATCTCAGCTTAGCCTATATAATATCAGCTGTAGCAGGTATAGGTATTACCGTTATCGTGGTGATGTGTATAGGCAGGATGTTGACCAAAAAAGAGGACTGA